The region AGAAGACAAGCTCACCGAACTGGCGAAAGACATGAGCGAACGTTTCGGCACCAACGTCATCGCGCTCACCTGCGACGTCACCAATGTCGAACAAGTAGCCGAACTCAAAACACAATTGGTGGAACAGCTGGGCACCGTCGACTTCGCGTTCCTCAACGCCGGAGTCAACGTACCGGGCGACGATCAAGACGCCACCGAAGAAGTATGGACGCGCACCATCAACATCAACCTCAACGGCACCTACCGTACCGGCCGCATCGCGCATGAAATCATGCGCGAACACGGTCATGGCGGCTCACTGATCTTCACAGCCTCCCTGTCCGGACACAACGCGAACTACATGATGGGAAGTCCGACGCCGGTGAACGCGTATGGCGCCACCAAAGCGGCCATCATGGAACACTCACGTTACCTTGCCGCAGCGCTCGCCAAAGATGGCATCCGTTCCAACACCATCTCCCCCGGATACGTGTGGTCTGGAATTTTCAATGGCCGTATCGACATGCCTGGCCACGACGCCATGCTCGAGGTCGTGCCGATGCATCGTTTCGGCACGAATGACGAGATTGCCAGCACGGTGCTCTTCCTCGCCAGCGACGCGTCCTCGTACGTTACTGGCACTGACATTCGCGTAGACGGCGGCTACAGCGTCTTCTAACCTCTAACGACCATCTAACGCGTTGAGGCCGGCCATGGCTCACAGCCCTCCGACCGACCTCAACAGACGTCTATTCGCGCTTTATATCGGCACGAAGTCCAAAAACCGTAAGAAGCAATCACGCCGGCATCAATTCGCCAGTAGCCCGACAGCATTTGACGTTTCCGTTGTTGTCGGATGCCGATCTGACTGTGCATCGTTTGTATGGCGCGTATGGTGAGAAGAAGTTGTATGGCAAGGTTTATGAGGGTGTGATTCGTTCGACTTTCGTGATCGATGGTGATGGAGTGATTCGTGTGGCCCGGCACAACGTGCGCGAAAGGCCATGTTGATTCTTTGCTGCGTGCGCTCGATAAGCTTGATGGTTCCGTTTTTCTAGCTTGGAATGCGATGCGGTCTTTTGAATCAGTTTTTCCATATGAAAGGTGCAAGCTAATTTACACGCATTAATTAGGCGTCTCGCAGGAGAAGTCCTTGCAGAGGAAAGAGCGCGACGACCCCAGCCACCAACAAGCGAATCGCCTTCTTCCGGCACGTCGGCTTGCTCCATTATTCCGCCATCACTCACTGGCTTTCGATTTGCGGAGCTACCCTCCATGTGGAACTCTTTTCACTCTCCCTATCAATACCCGCGATCTTTTTGAGTTGTTTCTCGCAGGCCTTCATGTATTTCACACTGTTCTTCATGTTCTTCATGCTGCCTTCAATCCCTTTCACAGCCTCATTACGGTCCCGCTTGGCTTGACGTCCTGAACCGAGGGAGATCCCGCCTTCTTTCTTCACGAGACTCTCAAGCTGCGACATGAACCCCAGTTGCGCTTCAGCCATCCATATCTGTTGACGTATGTACTGGCATATCTCGGTAACTCTCTGTTTTCCCTGCTCATCATTGAGCAGCACGTTCCGGCAGAACACCGTCAATTTCGCGCACGTATTGAGTACGTATGCGTCCTGATTCGACACTATCCACGTGCCTAGTGTGGTGGCGCCTCCACCGGCGGCAGCACCCACCAGTGCGCCGCCACCGGCAATGATGGCCGTACCTCCTGCCACGCCGAGGCCTCCAGCCGCAAGGGATCCGCCCCCAACCGCGGCCAGACTCGCACTCGTCAACGCGGCTCCGGACAAGCCTGCCACCGTCGATCCCGCCAATACCGGAGCGATGGTCGGAGCCAACACAAATGCGGCTCCCCCTGTCGCTGTGATTAGGCACACACTGCCGACAGCACCCACCAGTATTGTCTCATTCACGCCTTTCAGCCGTTTCTCCTGCCCGGCTATCGCCTTCGCGTATTTTCTGCAACTTCCTTTTTCGAATCCCGGTAATCTATCGCATACCTCATCCAACGTCTCTGAATCGAACTTCAGTTTCTTGCCAGTCTTATTTCCGGAACCCTCAGACATAAACTGATACGGCACGAACTGCGAAGCTTCCAACGCCACCAGCTCCTGCCATCCCACTGCCGAATATGTCTGGATTCTCTGCGCCTCTTCCCTGAGCTCTTCAAAGGAAAATAGCGTGAATTCGGCACTGACGTCTCTCTCCCAATCTTGGAGCCATTGCTCTTTGCCTGCCCGCAAAGACTTTTTCTTCGTCTGCTCTATATCGGCAAGAAGCGCCTGATACTCGATGGAGACCAACATGTTCGTCTTCGCCAAATCCATTTCGAAGAATCGCATAACCGAGGAATCATCACCATACCCATTGCCTCGATTCTCAAACCCGGAATATGGGATCGATTGCGCCTTTTTGCGCGCGTTGGAACTCACCTGATAATCCGTACGCACAGCAAACGCAAACCGAGCGATCCCGACAAAGTTCACGTGCAGAAAGAAATCCTTAACCGCCAACGCTCCTATCTTCGATTTACCTCCCACGAGCGCGCGGATAACCCCGTCAGCAACGTCAAACAGCGAAAACACTCCCGTCGCAATGGTGACCATCCTTGCAGCGACTGCAGACCCATTCGGCAGCAGCGTATCAATCCCAAACCGCATCAGCGACTCACGGTCCAACATCCCCTTCGAACACATTTCATACAGTTTTTGCGCCGTATAGCATACGCATACCAAACATTCGTTGATTATCACAGGCACGGACTGCCTTGCCAGCTCACGTCCCACACCCAGTTCCGCCCTGAGATCGAAGCGCAGATAAATCCGTTCGCCACCTTCACCAACATCCTTCAGCAGTGTTCCATTAAACAATTTCGACAGCATCTTACGGAACGACCTCTCATCCGCCATCGCGTCTTTGAATAACGGCAATGCCGACAACTCCTTCACCAAGGACAACACCGGCCCAGGAGTACCAGTCCCCTTCCCTACTGACCCGCTCGACCCCGCCATATCGCTCACCATATGGAAGAACCACCCCACCACGCCAAGCATGAGCTTCTCTTCCAGATTCCCACCAATCAGCTCATCCCGTTCCACAGGCACGGCCAGGAATTCCCCATGCCGGTCCGTCCCATACACCTTCCCCGTGAACTGCGTCAGGATGGAGAAAGCAAGACCTCCCAAGCTCATGTGATGCGAAAAATCCCGCAAATGATGCTGGTATCCGCCGCCGAACTCCTGAGTGGCCTTGTCACCGACGAACGGATGCATCTTCTCAAGGAACCTAATCGCCGATTTCAGATCGTCACCCTTGTATTCCGAATCCATCCTCGCTACAGCAATCACGAACGCATCAATCTGACCGCTTCCCCATTCTCTTGCACGATCAAGGTCAAATCGTCCGACCCACAACGAGTCGATGGCACCCGCGATTACTCCACACCACGATGCCAGCCGATAATAGTTGGCCTGTTTTCCGTCAGATGCTTCCTCGCATTCGACATTGATGACGGTTACCTCGTCATCGACTCGTGTTGCGTTCCCTTTTTCTTCTCCACCCGCACAATCGATAAGTTGACCCGGTGCCAAGGCCTCCAGAGTGCAGTCGATTCGGACCTCTTCGTTGAGCTTTCCCTCCCACTCCGACAGCTCCATAGCGCTCATGAGACCCTCCTCGCCTTTAAGGAATCACCTTTGTCTTTCAAGTTTATTCTCAAAAACAGACAATGAACGGAGCGCAGTTCAGAACATGTTTAGACGCCATGTTTTCGTTTCCCTTCATTAGCCCCATTCGCGATATTCCGGGGGGACGCCAATCCAAAAACCTTCAAACCATAATCGGCATCCAACAGGCGCACGCCATATAAAAGTCGGGCACGACGATCGACACGTCGTGTCCGACTCTTGCTTCGTGTGCTTCTGTTGATTAGTTCAGTGGGTCGGACTGTTTTGCATAACGCTGAGGGTGTTCCATCCCGCGTCCGTGACGCGCAGGACCGACTCGTAGGCCTTGTACTTGCGGTCGTAGATGGCAGTCTGGTCGATTCTGGGTTCGAATCTTTTGCCCAGCTTCGACATGTGGTCGAACGCTTCTTGGAAATCCTTGTACAAGCCGGTTCCCACGGCGGAGCACATCGCGTCGCCAAGGCCGCCGAGCTCGTTTACTGCGACGTTTTCGACAGGGATGCCCAGCACGTCGGCAAAGACAAAACATCATCACCTCGATGTGCATTGCCCTCATCTCACTTATGCATGGCAGATTCACGGACTTGTCCGGAGGCTTCTCGCTTATATATGGCAGGCCAGTCTGCCGAAACAGTAGGTAGGGGGTATGAAAAGCTTCATTTTTGAGGAACAGGCTGCCATATATAAGCGAAATACCTCCCGTCGCATCCCGAAATCTGCCATACATAGGCGAGATACAGCCTGCTTTGCTCAGCACAAGGCCGACAGATCCAGAAAATGCGCACGATGACACGTTTCAAACCATACTTCGCGCAGGATCTTTTTCCGATTTGTTCCCTTGACAGGTCTGACACCTACTGCTTGGGCAGTTCGCGGCGGCGCGCAACGAGTCAACGAACTGTGCACACGCAAAGGCGGGTATGATGACGTTTATTCTCACTTGGTATCGGCACTTGAAATCCGAAGAACAGTAAGGAGATAATCATGTCCGACATCAATCCGTCAGTAGCCTCGGCAGCACAGAACCCTCCTGCATCCGCACGACTCGAAGCAGGACTAACGGCCCCGGACTTTACACTTCCCAGCGACAACGGCGGTAGCGTCACGCTCTCCGCATTGCGCGGCCAAAATATCATCCTATACTTCTACCCTGCCGCGATGACTCCCGGCTGCACCACCGAGGCCTGCGACTTCCGCGACAACCTCGCACGCCTAAGCTCCCGCGGA is a window of Bifidobacterium catenulatum DSM 16992 = JCM 1194 = LMG 11043 DNA encoding:
- a CDS encoding SDR family NAD(P)-dependent oxidoreductase codes for the protein MADESSKIPEKTVEQIFDERYPLDKWEDSNYSILDKFSMRGRKGFVTGAAGGLGRNAAAALAQAGADVALVDLPSQEDKLTELAKDMSERFGTNVIALTCDVTNVEQVAELKTQLVEQLGTVDFAFLNAGVNVPGDDQDATEEVWTRTININLNGTYRTGRIAHEIMREHGHGGSLIFTASLSGHNANYMMGSPTPVNAYGATKAAIMEHSRYLAAALAKDGIRSNTISPGYVWSGIFNGRIDMPGHDAMLEVVPMHRFGTNDEIASTVLFLASDASSYVTGTDIRVDGGYSVF